The Pseudomonadota bacterium genome includes a region encoding these proteins:
- a CDS encoding Vps62-related protein, protein MSMISQSVLEEFAPLVNLHPYDMHRPVCISNFLYQTNPALYLYDSGGNILAKDISYQILSDEKYNQEGNYLGYPSDDDYPTASKDYQTGDPLTSDGTSPAHMYVKVLDKDKYYNLVYVMFYVINGFQLFRIEIDDYISSKKHANFEWARFARHGADVEHVTVSIDKDATKVLGAYYSQHSGSLWIQNPPKQDNHVIVYSAWNSHANYCSPCDTNLNPGNLPIPDMPPIRWMEIIDTTEVKDSKHDKDYSYGMPSPYYDNPLWKPWESNGQVVNVDEDQACIDFFNFKGHYGPNPLDNTHIDTPPDMPEDAHKILFVEAKIIEPLLPSSIIKCPGPESPQYQHGGWWADLEA, encoded by the coding sequence ATGTCCATGATCAGCCAAAGCGTACTTGAAGAATTTGCACCCTTGGTAAACTTGCACCCATATGACATGCACAGGCCTGTTTGCATAAGCAACTTTCTCTATCAGACAAATCCTGCGTTGTATTTGTATGACTCAGGAGGCAATATTCTGGCCAAGGACATTAGCTATCAGATACTATCCGATGAGAAGTATAATCAAGAAGGAAATTATCTTGGCTATCCATCGGATGACGATTATCCAACAGCTTCTAAAGATTACCAGACAGGTGACCCGTTAACCAGTGATGGCACTAGTCCGGCGCATATGTACGTTAAAGTCTTGGACAAAGATAAATACTATAATTTGGTCTATGTAATGTTCTATGTCATTAACGGATTCCAGCTATTTCGTATTGAAATTGACGACTATATTTCTTCGAAAAAACATGCGAATTTTGAATGGGCCCGATTTGCTCGCCATGGAGCGGATGTCGAGCATGTTACCGTATCCATCGACAAAGATGCCACAAAAGTATTGGGTGCTTATTACAGCCAACATAGCGGCAGCCTATGGATACAAAACCCACCCAAGCAAGATAATCATGTGATTGTGTATTCAGCCTGGAATAGTCATGCAAATTATTGTTCGCCTTGCGATACGAATCTGAATCCCGGAAACTTACCGATACCTGACATGCCTCCTATCAGATGGATGGAGATTATAGACACGACAGAAGTCAAAGATTCAAAACACGATAAGGACTACTCATACGGCATGCCATCTCCGTACTATGATAATCCGCTTTGGAAACCCTGGGAGAGCAACGGCCAAGTAGTTAATGTAGACGAAGATCAGGCATGCATAGATTTTTTTAATTTCAAGGGACATTATGGTCCGAACCCTCTGGATAACACCCACATAGACACGCCCCCGGATATGCCTGAAGACGCACACAAAATACTTTTCGTCGAGGCAAAAATTATCGAGCCCCTCTTGCCCTCCTCTATAATTAAATGCCCTGGTCCGGAATCTCCACAATATCAGCATGGCGGTTGGTGGGCGGACCTGGAAGCTTGA